From the genome of Anaplasma ovis str. Haibei, one region includes:
- a CDS encoding rhodanese-related sulfurtransferase — translation MGYVIAAFYRFVHLHNYYDMKPVISEFCLSHGIKGTVILAEQGINATIAGSRRSIEEFFSFLDSDDRLHGMKYHESCSDREPFAKMKVRLKSEVVRLGIDGFDCSVRGEYIDPCDWDEFVSSPDVHMIDTRNNYEVRFGRFKGAIDPDTSSFREFPEWARSWALDKKKDISVAMYCTGGIRCEKSTAFMRSLGFQNVYHLRGGILNYLKTVRGDSNLWEGECFVFDDRIAVDRNIVPSEDIKCVKCAGKVDAGDIRSVSKGNIMCGGCKCEVGCGCAAL, via the coding sequence ATGGGTTACGTTATTGCGGCATTTTACCGCTTTGTCCACCTGCACAATTACTATGACATGAAGCCTGTGATTTCAGAGTTTTGCTTGTCACACGGCATAAAGGGAACTGTAATCCTAGCCGAACAGGGCATCAATGCAACCATAGCAGGAAGCCGCCGATCTATAGAGGAATTTTTCTCTTTTTTAGACTCAGATGACCGGCTGCATGGCATGAAATATCATGAGAGCTGTTCCGATAGAGAGCCATTTGCCAAGATGAAAGTGCGGCTGAAGAGTGAGGTGGTGCGCCTGGGTATTGATGGGTTTGACTGTTCAGTTAGAGGGGAATACATCGACCCTTGTGATTGGGATGAGTTTGTGTCCTCGCCCGATGTACACATGATTGACACCAGAAACAACTACGAGGTCAGATTCGGTAGGTTCAAAGGTGCGATAGACCCGGATACTTCTTCGTTCAGAGAATTTCCCGAATGGGCAAGGAGCTGGGCACTAGATAAGAAAAAAGACATTAGCGTCGCCATGTACTGCACTGGGGGCATAAGATGCGAGAAGTCTACTGCCTTTATGCGGAGTTTGGGCTTCCAGAACGTTTATCACCTTAGAGGTGGTATATTGAATTACCTTAAAACTGTGCGCGGTGATAGCAACCTATGGGAGGGAGAGTGCTTTGTTTTCGATGATAGAATAGCCGTCGATCGCAACATAGTGCCCAGTGAGGATATAAAATGTGTCAAGTGTGCGGGTAAGGTAGATGCCGGCGACATCCGCTCTGTCTCAAAGGGGAACATCATGTGTGGGGGCTGCAAATGCGAGGTGGGTTGTGGTTGTGCCGCTCTGTAG
- a CDS encoding pyruvate, water dikinase regulatory protein, translating to MRSKAALDLHLVSDSTCETVVAVARSAVEHFKSLEVNEFVWSLIGSKRQVDRVMLNINPERYNLIMYTMVDDNLRKYLKEKAIAQGVRCIPVLAHVIREISCYLQVTKDPNAHPHKLGDEYFNRIDAINYTISHDDGQNLWDIDQADIIIVGVSRTSKSPTSIYLAYRGYRVVNIPLVCSVQLPVDPAMIADKLVVGLTIDADRLIQIRRNRLISMKHQENCNYVSYEQVVEEINEMKKICAKNRWPTIDVTQKSVEEIAATIIQFFNKKNNQIGEAIY from the coding sequence ATGCGTAGTAAGGCTGCTTTAGATTTGCATCTTGTCTCTGATTCCACGTGTGAAACCGTGGTTGCCGTGGCGAGGTCTGCTGTGGAACACTTCAAGTCTTTGGAAGTCAACGAGTTTGTATGGTCACTAATTGGCAGCAAGCGCCAGGTGGATAGGGTTATGCTAAATATCAACCCCGAAAGGTATAACCTAATAATGTATACCATGGTTGATGATAATTTGAGAAAGTACTTAAAAGAAAAAGCGATAGCGCAGGGCGTTCGCTGTATACCGGTTCTTGCGCATGTTATAAGAGAGATTTCCTGCTACCTTCAGGTTACGAAGGACCCAAACGCGCATCCGCACAAGCTTGGTGATGAGTATTTTAACCGCATCGATGCAATAAACTACACAATTTCCCACGATGATGGCCAAAATTTATGGGATATAGACCAGGCTGATATAATCATAGTAGGCGTGTCTAGAACTTCCAAATCTCCCACTAGTATATACCTTGCATATCGTGGATATAGGGTTGTAAACATTCCTTTGGTATGTTCCGTTCAATTGCCAGTAGACCCGGCCATGATTGCGGACAAGCTCGTTGTTGGACTAACCATTGACGCTGACAGGTTAATACAAATTCGCCGGAATAGGCTGATCTCGATGAAGCACCAGGAAAATTGTAACTATGTGAGCTACGAGCAAGTTGTTGAGGAGATTAATGAGATGAAGAAAATATGTGCGAAGAACAGGTGGCCCACAATAGATGTGACCCAAAAATCTGTTGAAGAAATTGCGG
- the fmt gene encoding methionyl-tRNA formyltransferase, giving the protein MKVIFMGSSEFSVPTLEFLISSQHEVLAVYTKAPKPAGRGHVLTKTPVHTCADEHNIPVRSPASLGSDSERGIIEKYVPDAIVVASYGMILPRWMLEVPRFGCINVHPSLLPRWRGAAPMQHAILSGDAVTGVTIMQLNERLDAGNIFLQESTPIGGRENIVTLSERLSTMGGRMLLEVLDNLDTIQPISQDDAEATYAAKPSEFCVNFNDAADYICRQVRAFYPRMFFFLDSKRIKLLEADSYELAGAQIGDVVNDELHIQCGNNTVLAPKIVQPESKKPCDIRSFLRGFRGCVSNMLQR; this is encoded by the coding sequence GTGAAAGTAATTTTCATGGGATCTTCGGAGTTTTCTGTGCCGACTCTTGAATTTCTTATAAGTTCTCAACACGAAGTCTTAGCTGTTTATACTAAAGCTCCAAAACCCGCGGGTAGAGGGCATGTGTTGACGAAAACACCGGTGCACACCTGCGCAGATGAGCATAACATTCCTGTTAGGTCTCCCGCGTCGCTTGGCTCTGATAGCGAACGAGGCATAATTGAAAAGTACGTGCCTGATGCAATAGTTGTGGCCTCCTACGGGATGATCCTACCGCGGTGGATGCTTGAAGTTCCCCGCTTTGGGTGCATAAACGTCCATCCTTCCCTGCTGCCCAGGTGGAGAGGTGCAGCGCCAATGCAGCACGCAATATTGTCCGGAGACGCGGTGACTGGGGTTACCATAATGCAGTTAAATGAGCGATTGGATGCCGGAAATATCTTCTTGCAGGAAAGCACGCCCATAGGTGGCCGGGAGAATATCGTCACGCTGAGCGAAAGGCTATCAACCATGGGTGGTAGAATGCTCCTTGAAGTGTTAGATAATCTAGATACCATTCAGCCCATCAGCCAGGATGATGCCGAGGCTACCTACGCCGCGAAGCCCTCAGAATTCTGCGTGAATTTCAACGATGCTGCAGATTATATATGTCGGCAGGTTAGGGCATTTTACCCGAGGATGTTTTTCTTTTTAGATAGCAAGCGAATCAAACTCCTGGAAGCCGATAGCTACGAACTCGCTGGAGCGCAGATCGGTGATGTAGTAAACGATGAGTTGCATATACAATGTGGAAATAACACTGTTCTAGCGCCAAAGATTGTGCAACCGGAATCAAAAAAGCCATGTGACATACGCAGCTTCCTACGAGGGTTTCGTGGCTGTGTGTCCAACATGTTGCAGCGGTAA